GCATTACAACTAGAGTTGAACAAGCGCTACAAAGCAGACCAAAACCTTCAAACAGTGAGAATCCTAGAAGCAAAATCCCCAGAAGTGGGAGCAATAAAACATTAGAAAATGAATGCTCTATCGATCGCGCTACTCCTGCACTACTCCACGCAACTTAACAATGACACCTCAGCAATTATTTCTACTCTTGAACAGAGTCAGCAAATCTTTAAAAAACTTGATGACCGTAGGTTAGTAGAGAGCATTCCTGAGGTCAAGTCGCCTGTGCTACAAGAAGGAAAGAGGGATAATCTACGAGTTTTTCAAGCGTCAATCTCAAATTGACCCTTTGAATTTACTGAGGTTTTTCGATTTAGATGTATCCGATTTTTATCAACACTACGGAATCCTGAACTACTTGTTTGAAGATTTCAGGACTTACGCACTTGCGATAAGTCTTCTGGGTTTTGGACGATTTCTCGTGGGCGCAGCCCGCGAGAAATCGTCCAACTGCGTAAGTCCTAGATCTGAAGAATAGATGTGAAGTTTGAAGGGCGCATTTCATCCTTTTCTAGACAAATTTTTTAGACAAACAATGCTTTGAATCCAATCAAAGCCCCGCTTTGGACTTCATGCGAACACAAGATGCTAACAGGTGTAGTTAAACCATGCAAACTTACCTGCTGCTTAGTCTCGTTGTCAGTCCGTTTGTTATTCGGATCTGTGCTTGCTTTTGTGATCAGCACATCGTGGGTATCGATCGTGATGGTTTTGCTGGGCGAAGATGCTTGGGCGCAAGTCAGACCGTGGGTTGAGCCATGAGGCTTATCTTATCCTCTAGAACCGTTCTAGGGTGGGAAATGCGCTAGGGGCGATCGCCCTTGCGGCTTCTCCACAGGTCTTGGGCGTAGGAAAGATCTTGCCCGGATTCGCCAGCCCTTTGGGGTTAAATACCTGGCGGACATATTGCATCGTCTCCAGATCCGCAGCGGAGAACATTTCGGGCATGTAGCAGCGCTTGTCTGCGCCAATCCCGTGTTCTCCCGAAATGCTCCCGCCTACTTTCACGCAGAGCTTCAAGATGTCGCCGCCCAGATCTTCAACTTTCTCCAGTTCTCCCGGAATCGCGTTGTTATAGAGAATCAGTGGGTGCAGGTTGCCGTCACCCGCATGAAACACGTTCGCCACGCGATAGCCGTGCTTCTGGCTCAGGGCCTCAATTTCTTGCAGCACGTATTGCAACTTCGTCCGGGGAATCACGCCATCTTGCACGTAGTAATCGGGGCTAATCCGGCCCATTGCAGCAAAGGCGGCCTTGCGTCCCTTCCACAGCGTCAGTCGCTCCTGCGGATCGCTGGCGGCAGTGATGTTCCGCGCCCCGTTTTGGCGACAGAGGGCTTCGACGCGCTGCGTGTTGGTGTCCACTTCTACTTCGGAGCCGTCTAGCTCAATCAGCAAAATCGCCTCAGCATCGCGGGGGTAGCAGTTCGTGCCGACGACATCTTCCACCGCGTTGATGCTGAAGTTGTCCATCATTTCCATGCCGCCGGGGATAATGCCCGCGCTGATAATGTCTGACACAGTTTGTCCCGCTGCTTCCACGCTGGAAAAGTCCGCCAGCAGCACGCGGATAGTTTCCGGCGCTTTTAGAATCCGCAGCGTAATTTCTGTGGCGATGCCCAGCGTCCCTTCGGAGCCGACAAAGATTCCAGTCAGGTCGTATCCGGGCATTTCGGGAATCTTACTGCCCAAATCGACGATCTCGCCCGTCGCCGTTACCACCTTCAGCCCCAGGACGTGGTTCACCGTTACGCCGTACTTCAGGCAGTGAACCCCGCCAGAGTTTTCCGCAACGTTGCCGCCGATGGAGCAGATGATCTGGCTGGAGGGATCGGGTGCATAGTAAAAACCTGCGCCGCTGACGGCTTGCGTCACCCAGTTGTTGATCACACCGGGCTGCACGACAACGCGCTGATTTTCCAGATCAATGTCCAAGATCTGGTTCATGCGGGCGGTGACGATCAGCACACAGTCTTCGACGGGCAGCGCCCCGCCAGAGAGTCCTGTACCTGCTCCCCTGGCGACAAAGGGAACCTGGTGGCGATCGCACACTCGAATCACCTGCGCCACTTGCTCTGTGGTGCGCGGCAGCACCACCACCGCCGGCCGCTGCTTGTAGCTGGTCAGCCCGTCGCACTCGTAGACCAGCAGCTCTTCCTTGCGCCGAATCACGCCGGACTCGCCCAAAATCGCGTCAAATTCTTGCAAAATCGGGGTCCAGTCGCGTTGGGAAGACGTTTCGAGTGTCAGCATGGCCAGAGGTTCAGAGTGGTAGGAGAAGGAGTTAGAAATTGAAGATTGACTGAAGATTGACTGTAGAAAGGGATTAACCGAGATGCGAATGAATAATTTGCCCTAACCTTATCATCAGGCGTTTTGCTGAAAGATGCTAGGTGTTGCCAAGGATGCAGATTCCCCTACATTTTTCCTATCTAGCCTATCCAGGAGGGACTCGAAATCCATCCAACTCTTCCGTCCCTTGGCGTAACGATCCCCCTAAATCCCCCTTATCAAGGGGGACTGTCCAGACCCTAATCCCGAAGCCTAACTCCTGCCCCCGCAACCCGACTCCTGCAACCCGACCCTTTATGAAAACCATCGCCGAAATCAATGACAAGATTCAGCAGCAAACAGCCGTAGTGTGGACGGTGGAGGAGCTAAAGGCGCAGGTGGCGGAGTTGGGTGTAGCCCAAGTGGCAAAGACGGTGGACGTGGTGACGACGGGCACGTTTGAGCCTGCGGAATCGTCGGGGGCGGTGCTGAACCTGGGGCATACTGATCCGCCGATTAAAATTCGCCAGTGCTGGCTGGATGGCGTGATGGCCTATTCGGGCTTTGGGGCGGTGGACTTGTATCTAGGCGCGAGTCAGATGGCGGAGATGGGCGGCGCGTGGGATACACCTGATCCGGAGGAACTGCGCGAGGGCAAAGGGCGCAATGTACCGCGAGAGCGGGGCGGTGGCCACGTCATCGCCGACCTGATCGCCGGAAAGCCTGTAAAGCTGCGGGCGATTGGCCAAGTGACGGACTGCTACCCCCGTGCGTCGGTGGAGACAACGATTACCCGCGACACGATTAACCAGTTCTACTTGTTTAACCCGCGTAATTTATACCAGAACTTCATCGTGGGCGTGAACGGGGGCGATCGCCCGCTCTATACCTACCTAGGCCCGCTCCAGCCACGCCTAGGCAATGCGGTCTATGCCAATCCGGGAGCGCTGTCGCCCCTGCTGAATGACCCAGATTTGAACCTGGTGGGCATTGGCACGCGGATTTTTCTGGGCGGCGGCGTGGGCTATGTAGCCTGGGAGGGAACGCAGCATTTTCCGCTGCAAAAGCGGCTGCCCAACCATACACCCATCGGCCCGGCGGCGACGCTGGCACTGATTGGCGATGCCAAGCAAATGAGCGATCGCTGGGTCAAGGGCTGCTATTTCAGGGGCTACGGCCCGTCGCTGATGATTGGCATTGGCGTGCCGCTGCCCGTCCTCAACGAGGCAGTGGTAGAACGCTGCGCCGTCCAGGATGCAGATCTGGTGGCTCCAGTGGTAGATTTTTCGATTCCCCGGCGGGTGCGCCCCACCTTCGGGCTGGTCAGCTATGCCCAGCTAAAATCAGGCCGCATTACCATCGACGGCCGCAGTGTCCGATCTGCGCCGCTGTCCAGCATTTTTCTGGCACGGCAGATAGCTCAGGAATTGAAGCAGTGGATCGAGGCGGGCGAGTTTACCCTGACGGAACCTATAGCCCCGATTCCGGGCGATCGCACATTTCTGGCACAAGATCGACTGGGGTCGCAAATCAGCCTGGAGTAGTGATCGCCCCAGGAACCAAACCTGCACTAAGAATCTTTCTGGCGCTTCACGGGCTTAGATATGCCCTCGCGTCGCACAGGAGCCGGAGTCGATCCGCCCTCGCCAGCGCGAACGGGACGAGACGGCGCACCGCCCCGATCAGGGAAGCGCTTCTTGCGAGCGAAGTTGCTGCGTGGGCCGCCACCCTTAGACTTGCGCTTCTTGGGTGGCACCAGACCAATCAACGTTCCGCCCTGCAACATCAGGTCGTTTCCCTTGCGCTGTACATGCAAATCCCAGAAATAGCCTACGGTTTTACCTTCCAGGGTTCCATGCAGGATGATTTTGAACATCCGCTCCTTGTCTTCACCAGGTTTGTCGGTTTTTTTGGGAGCCTGCTGCACGCGCACGACAACGCGATTCTCTTCGGGAGAAGCCGACAGCACCTCACCGCGCACCGAGAAGTAGCCGTCGGTGAGTCCATCAGGCATTGCGGACTCTGGCACTGTTTCAGATTCAGATGAAGCTTCACCCGTTTTTGGCTCATCTGCCTCTTTGGGTTTGGTTAAACTTTCAGGTTCCCAGACTCCCACAATCTGGGCGTGCAGATCGGCCACCTTTTCGCGGGTGCGGGGATACACCACCCACAGGTGAGCCTGGGTCAGGTCAAGATGCTTTTTCACCAAGCTCATGACTCGACCCAGCAGCACTGCATCGATCACGGTGCCGTCTTCTGTGGTCAGCGTGCCACGGGTAAACTGCTCCTCAGAGGGGGCATAAACGCCGCGCACCAGCCCAATTGCGCGATACTGCATGGGTTCGCTGGCGGGCGGAATGGGGTGATTTCGCGGGGTGTTCTTTTCAGCTACGCCTGCGTCAATAGTTCCAGAGGCTGCCTCAGCGTTCCCTTGAGTTCCCACCTCCGCCACGGGTTCAGTCGTCGCTGGGGACTCAGCTACTGTGCTGTCTAGTTTGTCTGGCGTTGCTGTGGGTTCTGCGACCGAAGGCTTGATGCTCTGAGGCTTGGGGTCTTCTTCGGGCTTGGCGGCGGCCGGGCGAACAGGCGGCTTGGGCGGCTTGGGCGGTGTCAGCGGCTTCACAGTAGCCGTCTTGTCATCCTCCGATAGACTTTCTGAGGCATACGGCTGGTGGGCATGAGCGTCAGCACCGTTGGGCGTGGGCAAATCGGATGGCACGGTCGGGGCATCGCTGGACAAAGCGGGGGCGGAAATCTGATCCATATCGGTCGGTACTGGTGAGGATAGCTCAGGTGCAGATGATGCCTGAGACGGTTCATTGGGGGACGACGATGACCCAGAAGACTTGGACGACTGAGCGCGAGACGAACTCATGCAACCTCCTTATTGCGGGAACCCATCCACCCGCAAACGCTGACAGGTAAATGCCAGTGAAACAACAAGCGAACCACTTGGAAATAAACACTAGGTTAACATCCAGGTTGATGCTGGCTGCCAGTCTTGATTAAGGCATTT
The Thermoleptolyngbya sichuanensis A183 DNA segment above includes these coding regions:
- the glcD gene encoding glycolate oxidase subunit GlcD, which codes for MLTLETSSQRDWTPILQEFDAILGESGVIRRKEELLVYECDGLTSYKQRPAVVVLPRTTEQVAQVIRVCDRHQVPFVARGAGTGLSGGALPVEDCVLIVTARMNQILDIDLENQRVVVQPGVINNWVTQAVSGAGFYYAPDPSSQIICSIGGNVAENSGGVHCLKYGVTVNHVLGLKVVTATGEIVDLGSKIPEMPGYDLTGIFVGSEGTLGIATEITLRILKAPETIRVLLADFSSVEAAGQTVSDIISAGIIPGGMEMMDNFSINAVEDVVGTNCYPRDAEAILLIELDGSEVEVDTNTQRVEALCRQNGARNITAASDPQERLTLWKGRKAAFAAMGRISPDYYVQDGVIPRTKLQYVLQEIEALSQKHGYRVANVFHAGDGNLHPLILYNNAIPGELEKVEDLGGDILKLCVKVGGSISGEHGIGADKRCYMPEMFSAADLETMQYVRQVFNPKGLANPGKIFPTPKTCGEAARAIAPSAFPTLERF
- a CDS encoding homocysteine biosynthesis protein, with product MKTIAEINDKIQQQTAVVWTVEELKAQVAELGVAQVAKTVDVVTTGTFEPAESSGAVLNLGHTDPPIKIRQCWLDGVMAYSGFGAVDLYLGASQMAEMGGAWDTPDPEELREGKGRNVPRERGGGHVIADLIAGKPVKLRAIGQVTDCYPRASVETTITRDTINQFYLFNPRNLYQNFIVGVNGGDRPLYTYLGPLQPRLGNAVYANPGALSPLLNDPDLNLVGIGTRIFLGGGVGYVAWEGTQHFPLQKRLPNHTPIGPAATLALIGDAKQMSDRWVKGCYFRGYGPSLMIGIGVPLPVLNEAVVERCAVQDADLVAPVVDFSIPRRVRPTFGLVSYAQLKSGRITIDGRSVRSAPLSSIFLARQIAQELKQWIEAGEFTLTEPIAPIPGDRTFLAQDRLGSQISLE